Proteins found in one Candidatus Bathyarchaeota archaeon genomic segment:
- a CDS encoding type IV pilin: protein MRNILRNRLALSTVVTTLIILVVSVLLAGVVTYFAINVTSTRVQEESLHLTKQHVWYDATGATSQAAIMIINTGGRDVVLDKITCRGQEKTWTDGVYFATTTSSVSQDLSYLTGTISGQTVAGKTLAAATTDLTLKSGETMIIYIDEPDSITINDIGLTVALTIFTSQAMYYKETNVQAVSPSGSS, encoded by the coding sequence ATGAGAAACATACTAAGAAATCGTTTGGCTCTAAGCACAGTCGTTACCACGCTGATTATTCTCGTTGTTTCAGTGCTACTCGCAGGAGTCGTCACATACTTTGCCATCAACGTCACCAGCACTCGCGTTCAAGAAGAAAGCCTACACCTAACCAAACAACACGTATGGTATGATGCAACAGGCGCAACATCTCAAGCAGCTATAATGATAATCAACACTGGCGGTAGAGATGTTGTTCTTGACAAGATCACATGCCGAGGTCAAGAAAAAACTTGGACTGACGGAGTCTATTTCGCTACAACCACTTCTTCAGTCTCACAAGACCTATCCTATCTTACAGGCACTATCAGTGGTCAAACTGTTGCCGGAAAAACACTCGCAGCTGCCACAACTGACTTGACACTCAAATCAGGTGAGACTATGATCATCTACATAGATGAACCAGACAGCATAACCATCAACGACATCGGACTGACCGTTGCCCTAACAATCTTCACATCGCAAGCAATGTACTACAAAGAGACAAACGTACAAGCAGTCAGCCCCTCAGGTAGCTCTTAA